The following proteins are encoded in a genomic region of Arcobacter cloacae:
- a CDS encoding AAA family ATPase, which translates to MLQDSNKKNIDKNLKLMAISAIVLLILFVYTIYKSSSHIQGSSYYVGIIFLFVLLFLALLLKFKEDKVKAFFNKNKKQSSAFDNELIKTRAKISNEDLNSNIKAVTSNVTFKDVAGIKEIKEELEEIVDFLNNPKKYLEFGVKLPKGVLLVGPPGVGKTLIARAVAGEADVPFFYQSGASFVHIYVGMGAKKVRELFAKAKQSAPAIVFIDEIDAVGKARSGKSNDERESTLNELLTQMDGFDGDSGVIVIAATNKIEVLDDALLRAGRFDRRVHVGLPNIEDRKKILELYLNGKNHEINIEKLVNETAGFSSASLATLINEALLYMIKTGKKILENEDIEIAKNKLEFGKKQIKILDDEQKDILATYQASKAFISKTKVALLDESVQKLNSTFPSYLELCENIRRDLAGFIGVEVIKKEKYAVNPNDLENAENIANEIVNRYKMATSTQELLLDIKNDLRTKISSNIDEIIRLKEIMLKNEVITLEDF; encoded by the coding sequence ATGTTGCAAGATTCAAATAAAAAGAATATAGATAAAAATCTAAAATTAATGGCAATATCAGCAATAGTTTTGTTGATATTATTTGTTTATACTATTTATAAAAGTAGTTCACACATTCAAGGAAGTTCTTATTATGTAGGAATTATTTTTCTATTTGTTCTTCTTTTTTTGGCATTATTACTAAAATTTAAAGAAGATAAAGTAAAGGCATTTTTTAATAAAAATAAAAAACAATCATCAGCTTTTGACAATGAACTTATAAAAACAAGGGCAAAAATATCAAATGAAGATTTAAATTCAAATATAAAAGCTGTAACTTCAAATGTTACATTTAAAGATGTGGCTGGTATTAAAGAGATAAAAGAAGAGCTTGAAGAGATAGTTGATTTTTTAAATAATCCAAAAAAATATCTTGAATTTGGAGTAAAACTTCCAAAAGGTGTACTTTTAGTAGGACCTCCTGGTGTTGGAAAAACTTTAATTGCACGTGCAGTTGCTGGTGAAGCAGATGTTCCATTTTTTTATCAAAGTGGTGCTAGTTTTGTACATATTTATGTGGGAATGGGTGCTAAAAAGGTTCGAGAACTTTTTGCAAAAGCAAAACAAAGTGCCCCTGCTATTGTGTTTATAGATGAAATTGATGCTGTTGGAAAAGCAAGAAGTGGAAAATCAAATGATGAAAGAGAATCAACACTAAACGAACTTTTAACTCAAATGGATGGATTTGATGGGGATAGTGGGGTTATTGTAATAGCAGCAACTAATAAAATAGAAGTTTTAGATGATGCCTTATTACGTGCTGGAAGATTTGATAGACGTGTTCATGTAGGTTTACCAAATATTGAAGATAGAAAAAAGATATTAGAGTTGTATTTAAATGGTAAAAATCATGAGATAAATATAGAAAAATTAGTAAATGAAACAGCTGGATTTAGTTCTGCTTCTTTGGCTACATTAATAAATGAAGCACTTTTATATATGATTAAAACTGGTAAAAAAATACTTGAAAATGAAGATATTGAAATAGCAAAAAATAAACTTGAATTTGGTAAAAAACAGATAAAAATATTAGATGATGAGCAAAAAGATATTTTAGCTACATATCAAGCTTCAAAGGCATTTATTTCAAAAACAAAAGTAGCACTTCTTGATGAGAGTGTTCAAAAATTAAATTCTACTTTTCCTTCATATTTAGAATTATGTGAAAATATAAGAAGAGATTTAGCAGGTTTTATTGGTGTTGAAGTGATTAAAAAAGAGAAGTACGCTGTAAATCCAAATGACTTAGAAAATGCAGAAAACATAGCAAATGAGATTGTAAATAGATATAAAATGGCGACTTCAACTCAAGAGCTTTTATTGGATATCAAAAATGATTTAAGAACAAAAATCTCTTCAAATATAGATGAAATAATTAGATTAAAAGAGATAATGCTGAAAAATGAGGTAATTACCCTTGAAGATTTCTAA